The Weissella confusa DNA window TAACAATGGTATGACGGAAGATACGTTCCGCGACTCATTGCGCCTACAAGCTTTGGAGAAGCAAGCCGTTAAGTCAAACTCAAAGTTCTCTAACAAGGAATTGAAGGCGGCTTACGACAGCTACACACCTGACGTGAACGTATCAGTTATCTTGGTTTCTTCAGAAGATGAAGCCAAGGATATCATCAAGCAATTGGATGAGGGTAAGAAGTTCGCGGACTTGGCCAAGGAGAAGTCAACGGATTCTTCTACTAAGGACAAGGGTGGAAAGATGGAAGCCTTCGACTCAACTAACACAACGCTTGAAGACGACTTCAAGACAGCTGCGTTTGGTTTGAAGAAGGGTGAATACACGAAGAACCCAGTTAAGTCATCAACTTACTCAGGTTACTTTGTCATCAAGATGGATTCACGTGATGAAAAGAAGCCATTCAAGGACATGAAGTCAAAGATGACTGATATCTTGGTTGAACAAGAAATGTCAGATTCAACGAAGGTTCAAGCTGTGATTGGAAACGAATTGGCTAAGGCCGACGTTAACATCAAGGATTCAGACTTGAAGAACGTTTTGTCAACGTACACGCAAGCCGCTGCGATGGAAAAGACAAACAAGTCTGACAAGTCATCATCAAAGTCTTCATCTTCAGAAGCTAGCTCATCAGAGTCATCAAATTCTTCTGAGTCAAACTCATCATCAGAATCTTCTTCCTCAGAAGAGAGTTCATCAGCTGAGTAATAAATATAGTTAATAGAAAAAAGCTTTTGCAGATCATTTTCGATTTGCAAGGGCTTTTTTGTATTCAATATTAAGGTTCAAAGTCAAATGGTACTGATGAACGTATAAATTGAATATTTGAGCCTAGCTACGCCGCTGAACTTTCGAGTTCGGCGGTTTTTGCTTTGTAGTTCATCGAGTAGAAGCTGTTCTTGAATGAGATGAGAATGCGCAATCGGAAGTTCTTGAAGCTACGGAAGCCGTAGGCGACGGGCTTGATAGCCTTAATTTTGTTATTGGCTCCTTCAACTGGACCGTTGGAATAACCGTAGATGAAGCTGTTGAGAATTTCTTCACGATGTCTACGAAGCGTGCGACGTGCGTGTTTCATTTGGCCAGCTAGGTGCTGGTACTGGGCATCGTTCTTATCTGGAAATAGCGCTGCGTCTAAGTAATCTGGTTCGAGCGTGACACGGCGAATATAATTTCTTGGTAGAAATTATA harbors:
- a CDS encoding peptidylprolyl isomerase — translated: MWKKVVAILVVVAAALGLAAWGVGPKSIATTNDGNISQADYYKKLKNTSAGQQQLANMIIEKVLEKNYGDKVSEKSVSSQFNSVKKQYGAQFASALANNGMTEDTFRDSLRLQALEKQAVKSNSKFSNKELKAAYDSYTPDVNVSVILVSSEDEAKDIIKQLDEGKKFADLAKEKSTDSSTKDKGGKMEAFDSTNTTLEDDFKTAAFGLKKGEYTKNPVKSSTYSGYFVIKMDSRDEKKPFKDMKSKMTDILVEQEMSDSTKVQAVIGNELAKADVNIKDSDLKNVLSTYTQAAAMEKTNKSDKSSSKSSSSEASSSESSNSSESNSSSESSSSEESSSAE
- a CDS encoding transposase; this translates as MKHARRTLRRHREEILNSFIYGYSNGPVEGANNKIKAIKPVAYGFRSFKNFRLRILISFKNSFYSMNYKAKTAELESSAA